A section of the Phaseolus vulgaris cultivar G19833 chromosome 8, P. vulgaris v2.0, whole genome shotgun sequence genome encodes:
- the LOC137824140 gene encoding RGS1-HXK1-interacting protein 1, producing MATVAESPESETHPPSLDYSKTNSLQTFNETTPFIDYATAQAQLYHQAFNDGVDSTIDAAKSRFAQIRSTSYAHFNQTLDSLDDLKSQYNAYEDLLFGKIKEGVLVAASRPLITCGAAAALGLTVLKRPRRDLYYNTLRLFLKEESMISRAHAEVKELRQSIQLLKAEGEKLEKSALHAEEQFLHGRRKLRQAGKQIRNVIQSAYKIERRAGGLKDILGELPKREASIFRSQVSKLASEAKKEKRSLSKEISKISNYGISV from the exons ATGGCAACGGTGGCAGAATCACCGGAATCTGAGACACACCCACCATCCCTCGACTACTCCAAAACCAACAGTCTTCAAACCTTTAATGAGACGACGCCGTTTATTGATTACGCTACTGCGCAAGCCCAGCTTTACCACCAGGCCTTCAACGACGGGGTCGATTCAACAATTGATGCTGCAAAATCCCGTTTTGCCCAAATTCGCTCTACCTCTTACGCTCATTTTAACCAGACCTTg GATTCTTTGGATGACCTCAAGTCTCAGTACAATGCTTATGAGGATCTTTTGTTTGGAAAGATCAAAG AGGGTGTACTTGTTGCAGCTTCACGTCCGTTGATTACATGTGGAGCTGCTGCTGCCCTGGGTCTTACGGTACTTAAGA GGCCTCGACGGGACTTGTACTATAATACTTTGCGCCTTTTTCTCAAAGAAGAG TCGATGATTTCTAGAGCCCATGCTGAAGTTAAAGAGTTGCGGCAATCAATTCAGCTTTTAAAGGCTGAAGGTGAAAAGTTGGAG AAGAGTGCATTACATGCAGAAGAGCAATTCTTACATGGAAGGAGGAAACTCAG ACAAGCAGGAAAGCAGATCCGGAATGTCATTCAGTCAGCTTATAAAATTGAAAGGCGAGCAGGAG GTTTAAAAGATATCCTTGGAGAACTCCCTAAAAGAGAAGCATCTATTTTCCGATCACAG GTTTCCAAACTTGCTTCTGAggcaaagaaagaaaaaagatccTTGAGCAAGGAGATCTCCAAAATTAGCAACTATGGCATCTCGGTTTGA